TTCGACGACttgtaaatatcaatttaaGGTCTTCTTAATTACATACAATGCATTTATTTCTGTAAACTGCAGTCAGTTATACACAACTTTTATTCGTATTAGATTGGCTTTTATTATTTTGGCAGCCAGGTGTTATTGGTGCTAAAAACCCGAAGTGCTCGAGGACTACCATCGACATTCGGAAATCCTTATCGATTAAATCGCATGACGCGTATTTAATATTCGAACTCACAACCGCAGTGTTTAGaggctattatattttctaTCTTATTTGCTTTAACCTCTCGACCATTTTAAAATGTCTATATGAAAATGACTGATACTGAAGTTACACCAGGGCGTCTGAATATGTAAATTAATGCAAGTGACTACTGCTGTACATTGTCACATGACAATGAATCGAGAGTCGATTCgaacttgtctcattggcactcataccacatggTCCAATTGATAAATatgcaattaaaacaaattctagTCTATATTGTTTCGGTTAAAAGATACCAAACAGTGGTGGCGCGGGTCCAGCAATTTCAAACGGggagttccaactatatgtcgccattcaaatgcattgattgtccaaaaTAGGGGGAGTTCCAACAACCTGATTTTGCCCctcctggatccaccactgctaaatattatttgtattttgtatatcaGCTTCTTTTGTGAACGACTGGGATGAATACTTCAACTTTGAATGCAGCCATAATGGATTTATAACTGGTATAAGGAGTGTCCATGACAACGGAAAAGAGGACAGAAGGTTCATGTTTAAATGTTGTGGAATTTCTGGTAATAGTTTTATTGAtgttaagcatttttttttttaactttgtcatataaataatttgatatatcaaattgtaaGATCCCACAAAACATAAGTCACATGGTAAACGCAAAAATCGTAATCAGCGTATTAAGCAACGTATAAATTATACACTTGCTGATCTGtcatctataataaaaaataatggttgaCAACAAGTATTATGCAAACTGGGTCAGGACTTCAAGGTTTGGTACCATCAAAACGTTTAATCCTGCTGCAAATGATTGCACCTGTCCGAAGTcgggaatctgatgtacagtagttgttgttcgttatttatacatgtatctcgtggtttttttttatatattcaaagttttatttcatttcaaagatatatagattagaccgttggttttcttgtttgtaaGGTTTCCCAGTTAGTGGTTTTGGGGCCCTTTTTAGCATGTTGTTcggtgttgaaggccttaccttgatctattataagttatatggttcgctactgaccccatacggatccatagagggttagtaaaatccatagggggtgagaccgaaggccgagtcccctatgaattttattcaccctctatggatccgtagggggtcagtagttaaccgtataacgaatttatcggacgtTGGACTTTTCCtgcggcgttttgttgaaaaataaacaatgaaacacaacaacattaatagatgacgtcgccattaacgcgtcacgaaccccatatgaaacttactaaccccatacggtctcatagggggtcaccacctGGCGGCGTTTAACCAATAACAACatgataattcatctgtggtccgataaaaaacaatagaaattggaccaatgacgtaacgttattttaaaagttttggtcAACTAGCAATAAAATTACCCATAAGTCCTTAACATTCTGAAAAGGTCAATAAGATTCAATTTGAAAACCAATTGAAACCTTATTCACGATAgatgtttaaataattatacACTCCTAACAACGCGTTGAAGTATTTACGAAGCATTATACAATCGATAATATTTATCCTTGTTTGCCTTTATCaaacttttatttacaaataagcaGCTTATTCAATATGTATTTCATATAGGAAAGGAAGCTAGGCAGTGTGAAAATACTATGAAGAATAACTTTGACAAAGCCGATACAGTGAGGGTACCTGGGCCCGGTTGTTCAAAAGGCTGGATAAAGTTATCCACAGGATAAAGTCTGTATCCACTGGATAACTTTTGTCCACTGGACAAATCCGGTTGTTCAAAAATTGTCCAGTGGATAAAATAGCTTAACCACGGACAACATTTGTCCAGTGTCTTGGGGTTCGGATAAGTTCTTATCCAGAGGCTAAATATGGCTGCCCATGTGTTGTATGATGTGTAGTAGGCATATAAACCACACATAAATAGTGAATTTCACGGTGAACCATATTATAGAATTTCAGGCTAGGTAAAGATTTTCTGAAGCTAGCATAGAAGTTTAAACAATTTTGCTTTATGATGATTTGAAAAGACCTAGATCTACCCAGAGAAATTATGCCGTTCCAGTTGCCACACAGATTAAAATTATTCTTAGATGTTTTTTTACAGTTGCATTGCTTGTTATTGTGTAATAttgaagtgaaaaaaaaatcagttcgGACAAATTTTAAGAACggcttttacttttaaattagattattacatgacgtcacaaaagtTCTGACGTAAGAGATGCTCGGCCAACGCACCTGTTGATGAACAATATGATACAAGTTGTTTTTCCTATCTCAGAAATAATAGCTAGTTTTTTTTAGACGAACATTAAGCATACTTGAGACAGGAAAACAGGATATTCCtttatttatgacattttaGCAGACCGTCGAATTTTGACCCAAAATAAGACGGAACTGGGACAAACTTCAGAGAAAATTCTAAGAACGCaattataattatgaatatagACTAATAACTGGTTCATACTCAAACACTGCCTATAcgcattttgtttcataattatTGACAAAATCGTCGCATCGGAATGTTTTAATCTCCGTTAGCACTTTTGTGGTTTTGTGAAAAGTGCTTTCTTTCACGTCCGCATTTCTATCAAGTATGGCATGCCAAGTTAGCATTTTCAGGCaatcttttaatataaattacagAACTGTGAATAATAACATACATTGTAGTTCAAATGACATAAGAAGACACCATgtgacaattttaattatttaatcgTGTAAGTGTAAGTAACAATAATAAAGATCAACAAAATTATCCAACACTTTTATGatctaaattatgtatattgaGTAATTTTTTGGTTATGgtgttgaatttatttattgGACTTATGATACGTAATTGTACCCTGCCTTCCTGTTGTTCTTTTTCAAAGACAATGCGTGCTACATCGTATTTCTTGTTTGCAAATTATTCTCTACatacagtcaggggtactacttgtacaagtgtattttattttatttttgaagaagtgaaaaaaaatatacacatataagtaaataaataatgtttgaataatctccccttatacaagtaaatttttcttacaatcccacaaaaatcctcaagttttgagatgtaaaatcatgcctttaatgatttttcccagttttgctcaaattttttcattaaagttcaatgtttcatctcataaattcatcaaagaaactgattgagcAAAGATCTTGTATATTTGCGCAAGGCAAtcaaaaattgctcctttggggcttgtaaatgagcagtgttaAGAAGATAACAAACAAATGGGACTTTCATTATCCATGAAATTACACTtgaatgattagtaaagacatctgcaaagggtacacaatttaaaattctattagagcaaagaaatcTTCAGAATTCAAGGAAAGAAGAAAGGatgatttttttacctttacaagtaaaaaaaatctgaatgcggaagggacataactcagcaaattatttttttacctatacaagtaaataaaattcacttgtataagtatcctaaaaaattacttatatgtgtatattttttttttacttcttcaagtaaataaaatacacttgtacaagtagtacccctgactgacataactttccgttttgaatatgCATGCATACAGTATATGTCACTGGATGGTCGGAAAacaacattcaatcaatcatatcTCCTCCTAAATAACACTACTATAATGACTTCAATCACATTCAAAAGAATAACACattcgtttattttttaatcagataTTCACAcgtcaaagaaaataaaataaatattgaatattaaaggaaaaaaaagcaTCATAGTCAAAgatgttttgctttttaattttgtacacTAGACATGTGTTTCGTATCTTGAGGTGTTAACAGAAACAGAGCATGGATAATTTCAGTAGAAGTTGGAAAACTCATCAGTGGCggtcgaataaaaaaatgtcaaaagacCATAacttttaggtttttttttgaCAACATTAAAAGACCGATATGTAGGATAAGGCAAAAATCGTCATTCTCATAATCATTTATACCCGTCCGGATCTGTCTTTCTGTTCTTGTCTTGAATTGTGCTTAGactttggtgatttttttatgactagATGTAAATATAGTGACAGTGCAGTATTAGATTACTTTTAGTACTACTACTACTTAAGTCGACACTAGGGACCATCTTGACCCTGTTTTACGgtattaatgattattttattgttgaagaccctcCAGCGACTTTAaccattcatttatattttttctatgcattGACTTATTGTTTAGGTTTCGTACACATTTACAccatattcctttattttctgttaaagGGTCTGAACATGACTTAATGCAAGTTAACCCTTTCAGTTTCATGGAAAAGGTCATATCGCaaaacattattgtttttttttttattcattttataccGGGAAATTGGTGAccttactttaatttaaaccatGCAGCTATCTAgtttcatctacaaaaaaaagccagttttgttttctttgctaTCAAGTTTTACTCTCCATGCAGAAACGACCATTTTTATCTGTAACTTGTAGCAtcgtatatttttaaaatcttttccCGTACCATATGCGGACGTCAGTTGGAATGCAATATTGCAAAACCACATGTCTACAAATGAAAATCACCACTCAGACTGTAGTCATAAAGAAggacaataaatgaacaaaagacaaacccGGGACACAGAAGTGCAAACAATAGACCATCAACTCTGAAAACTAAAAGTGAAATAGAAACATGGATCACGAAAAACATGCAGGGACAACACCAGACAGTGAAGAGAACTTCCTTCTTGCTAGACACTTTCcgtgaaaacaatttgatatttagactatcttttttaattctaacatgaggcatttgcctcatttTCCTTaatgtagttacggccctgtttggttttttttttcaaatgcagaATTAAACTGAAAacacttacattttaatatcattttggtACAAGTTAATTTACACTTGAGTGTACAGTAATTGGTGTGTTTTGTTGTTGAGTTGGACATGATGTACAGTTGAGATTTCCCAACTATATTCCACTATGAGCTgcttattcaaaattaaatgttgtcACCAAATGCTTTGTAAAATAGAACACGAATCATAAACGCTTATTATATATGTTGGTCACTCTACAAAATGACGCGAGCGTACTGTTTTCCCCGTATCCATATGACCATCCGTCCCTCACGTAATCGGTATATAGGATGTAGCTTTGggtttataaaacttatatcgAAGTGCTACATTTTCTTTATGtcaactttaataaaatatatataccaaaagTGCGCATATTAGTCgagactttttttaaatgacagtttgctaaatttggtattttgaaaaatatataaagacacGCAGAGCATATAGTCCGATTTCCTCCTTCTACAGTGTACAATTTCAAGATGGACATTTTATAATGTACCGAGTGTTTTACTTATAGAGGATGCATGTATGTtctcagatttttttattgtattttttttttcacgaaTGACAGAATGTTGAACCTATATTTAATACAGTTTGCAAGGTTTGTCTGCAACTATAATGCACACTACCCAAACGTTCACATCATACAGAGAATATACtatattaaaaacatgtattatttatctTTCACTTTTACAACTGACGGAATGTTTTTATTAGTAACGAAATTCGTCTTTTAGATACAACAGTTTCAATTGTATTGTATCGTACTGAACAAgcctgaaatatttgccattggacATTTGCAACctcaaatcaatcaattcaAATTGTACTGGAAAATCACTGTTCACTCAATAACATTTGCGAAGCAGAATATGAACCCTGTTAGTTggaaataaaactaaatcagTAAAATAATAGGAAATTTACGAAACCAGACAgggaaaatgaaaacaaaataacaaacaccATTCAGATCCcgttacatgtttttttcaattcctCTCAGATAAAAGCACGTTACTCTTTATTAAGTATTTAATGTCATCCCTTTTCCGccaaattgtatatatatcgGTTAAGTTTGAAgcaatttatctaaaaaaaaaacaaggatggtGACATGCGTCTCTATACATGCACGGGCTTGAAATTGTTAGTTTTTAGTCTTTCTCGATATATACACTCCGCCATAAGTTAAGCACCAcccatatttttatcaataagaaatttttaaatccaaaaattcaattttttttaataagagttAATCGTATTGACATTGgttaaatacaatgtaaatattgtgcagtataaaaaaaataaaagttaggGTTTTTTATGCTTTCTGCTGTGTTAAGGGATCTTTCAATTTTACGTTAAAAACAACAAGTTAAAATccatataaaatgttttaattttttgatcattttcattaatttcagATAATGATACAGTTTTGAACTTTTTGGAAAACAATCAAGTATACATTTACTGTCAATTAAGGTTCATAAAGTCAATATCGTGTATAGCTTCCGCGCTTCCGGTAGAGATTCAATACACGTCTCCTCATTCCTTGCACAAGTCGTCATAGCCTAAACTATGGAAATCTCTGCCACTCCTGTACCAAAGTGACCCTTAATTCTGGTATCGTTGCACATTTTGGTTGTATCTGGTTAAGTTTACGACCGATAAAGTCCCATACATGTTCAATTAGGTTCATGTCAGGTGACATGGCCGGCCAAGGAAAAGTGTCTATTGATTCCGACGTCAGGTATGCGTTGACAATTCGATCACGATGAGGTGTTGCATTGTCATCTTGCAAGCCCGGTCTATCAGCGAACGCGTGATTGTCAAAATGAGGCGATACAATGGTGTTCAGGATGTCATCTCGGTACCTTTGTCCATTCAGGGTACCGAGAAGAACATGCATATCAAGCTTACAGTCATTGGAAAAACATCCCCATACTGTTACCCCGCCGTCACCGGAAGCTGTTGTATCAAGAATGTTATTGTCCCGATATGCGGTGTTTCTTTCCCTCCAAACACGTGTTATGTCGTCGACGGGCTTCAGTAAGAAACGACTTTCATCGGACCAGTGAATTCTTTTCCAGCTGCGTAAAGTCCATCGGCGATGGTTCCTAGCCCACTGTAGTCTTGCTCTACGGTGTCTTTTAAATAATTCCGGGCGCTTTATTGGCCTCCGAGCCCTTAGACGGAAACTCTGCAACCTACGTATCACAGTCCGCACACTTACTCTACCCCGAATAGGCCAAAGTCTACGAAGCTGATAACAGGCGGAAAAGGTTTCAATCTAGCTCGCCGGGAAATATTTCTGTCTTCTCTGGGAGTAGTTTTACGTGGTCTACCGGCTCTAGGGCGGTCTTCAACTGACCCTGTCTGTCGGTATCTCTGCACAAGCCTGAAAATCACAGTGTGGTTAACACCAAATTGGACCGCTATTCTACGACAATTTAGACCTGTATTTGCCATACCTTCAACTTGCCAGCGTTTTGCAATACTCAGTTTTCGTCTTGCAATCTTTAACGTTAGATATCAATTGCTAATTCAAGTGCGAAATGCACATGCTAAAATCATTTATGTTTAGTCAAAAACAGTAACGCGAAAAACACACAAGACAGGTTGTTAAAACTGGTTTTGAACAATCAAAATATAATCGATTGACATTTTACCTGTATCCAAAAGTTACCTATTGTTTACAGGTTTAATATATAGTAtttcttttatacaaaaaataattaagaaaataattatttcgaAATTAAATTGGGTGGTGCTTAACTTATGGCGGAGTGTAGATGAGGTTCGGAATATATTTTTCGTTAGCATGCCATTTTGGGGAATTTtctgcgactgtcatacaagtgaaaggtttgactagccataaaaccaggcccaatcaaccattttttacataagaaaatgcctgcaccaattcggaatataacagttgttattcatttgtttgattttgcaGTTAGATTAAGAACTTTTCGTTTCAATACTTCCTAGgggtcgtttttttttttttttttattagcatTTTCTTGAATCTTTTGATTAACTCATTTATTAGATAATTGTTTTCTTGCtaaattttactaattttaatatacatttttgtctccttttttaccccttttctcctttctcctgcCCCTTCTCTCCCTTCTCCCGCTCCTCTCTCCCATGCTCCCAATACCCTTGCCAGGCCCTCATTAATATACAGTTTTGTAAATCATTTTCGCCATCAATGATAATCGTTGCCATAAATGTTAATTTGGCATGCCATACTTTATAGAAATGCGGACGTGAAAGAAAGCACCTTTCTTAAAAGCGTCAATGAAGATGAATCCGGGATGAATCGCCTAGTTTGTACAATCCAGGGCGACGACCTCgtaattcataaaacaaaatacatgctTTTCAAGGTAAAGATGtactaaaattaaagaatatttatgcAAAATGTGTTCCTGTTAAGAAACCACCATTCCTCGGAGATTACATTCTAGATAAACAAAGTTTTGCAGTTTTTACGCTACAAAAGACATGTTCATGCTTTGACATGATTAACGTCTTTGTGACAGGgttcttaattttgaaatttagttaacaaaaaaaggaaCTGTTTTAGTATGAACAATCTATCGAAAAAATTCATTCACATTCCTAAATGTCTTTGAAGTTTGTCACAGCTCCTGATTTTAATCAACATTCGACAGTCTGCTAAATCCTCTCCGGTCTGCAGTTCGTTTAACATTTCGATGATTTAATGAAAAGTACGAGTAGATCCGAGTAggacgattttttttaactgtttttttaaatgtttgactTTGAGTGTACCTATGTCACacttaaatatttgaactgCATCAACATATATATGCAATGAATTGCTGGTCTATATCATCGTGGACCGTAGGTACGCTCATagtttaatatacaaaaaaaggtaGATGTACGGAAAATGCCATTTTCTGACTTTTCGCGAATTTTGATGTACTTTCGGAAACAGAGTTCGAATAATATCATTAATTTTCTGGTTATGGGAGTTGTCCTCCGGATAGCATTTTGTCCAGTGGATAGCTGGACAATCCTTAACCAGTTTTTGAACAACACAACTTAACCTCTGGATAGCAATCCACTAGATAAACATTTATCCAATGGACATGCTTATCCAGTGGATAACTTTATCCAGCCTTTTGAACAACC
The nucleotide sequence above comes from Mytilus trossulus isolate FHL-02 chromosome 5, PNRI_Mtr1.1.1.hap1, whole genome shotgun sequence. Encoded proteins:
- the LOC134718138 gene encoding hemagglutinin/amebocyte aggregation factor-like, with the protein product MSRRGYLNIVWTILLQIREKYLTVNSVVGWDYVNKFDERIDFSCPSGQAISLIHSEHHNYYEDRKWSLGCRSTIGQQVDCYWTPSFVNDWDEYFNFECSHNGFITGIRSVHDNGKEDRRFMFKCCGISGKEARQCENTMKNNFDKADTVRVPGPGCSKGWIKLSTG